In one Rutidosis leptorrhynchoides isolate AG116_Rl617_1_P2 chromosome 8, CSIRO_AGI_Rlap_v1, whole genome shotgun sequence genomic region, the following are encoded:
- the LOC139863651 gene encoding uncharacterized protein — protein MKIISLNVRGLGKIGEDTINWVKDLIRIHNPDIFAIQESKRKKLNDGLIEIIWGNNNFEYVYKPAVDFSCGTILIWNPSKFIVSQVVEQEFFLAIKGRWVDVDDWIICGDFNEVRRESERKNCVFVESRAKMFNDFIDKSNLIEIPLGGLKFTRISDDGLKYSKLDRFLVSGACISMWVDLAACTLDRKHSDHCPIILKVCANNFGPRLTGVFNNWFEDVECEELIKDA, from the exons ATGAAGATCATTTCATTGAATGTACGTGGTCTCGGGAAGATTGGGGAAGATACTATTAATTGGGTAAAGGACCTAATCCGAATTCATAATCCTGACATTTTTGCAATTCAAGAATCCAAACGTAAAAAGTTAAATGATGGGCTCATTGAAATTATATGGGGAAATAACAATTTTGAGTATGTTTACAAACCTGCGGTGGATTTTTCGTGTGGTACTATCCTTATTTGGAATCCTTCAAAATTTATTGTTTCTCAAGTGGTTGAACAAGAGTTCTTTTTAGCTATCAAAGGGCGGTGG GTCGATGTTGATGATTGGATTATCTGTGGTGATTTTAACGAAGTAAGAAGAGAATCGGAACGCAAGAATTGTGTCTTTGTTGAAAGTAGGGCAAAAATGTTCAATGACTTTATTGATAAATCTAATCTAATCGAGATTCCGTTAGGAGGTTTGAAGTTCACCAGAATAAGTGATGATGGTCTTAAATATAGCAAACTTGATAGGTTTTTGGTCTCGGGAGCTTGTATATCTATGTGGGTTGATCTTGCTGCGTGTACTTTAGATCGAAAACATTCTGATCATTGTCCTATTATTTTAAAAGTTTGTGCTAATAACTTTGGGCCAAGACTAACAGGTGTTTTTAATAACTGGTTCGAAGATGTGGAATGTGAAGAATTAATCAAGGACGCGTAG
- the LOC139863113 gene encoding protein FEZ-like produces MDDVMLPGFRFHPTDEELVGFYLKKKIQQRVLPIELIKQVDIYKYDPWDLPNLAPTGEKEWYFYCPRDRKYRNSARPNRVTGAGFWKATGTDRPIYSSDGANCIGLKKSLVFYRGRAAKGIKTDWMMHEFRLPSLSQSQSQSSPPKKIFDKSLPPNDAWAICRIFKKTITTAQKALSHTWISSLPESNNPLYDVSRFSPFDVPSYTPINQTALKLSPFSFSQSGFMFSTVDISEPTTKKATSDHIAPVLFNLDTDLLVDTNSNSESMGLSEPQQHFNDYSPRDMQGCIDIGDYEEHEKDQTTTAFPFSLPIAVTDDWNLNMPWDSPTCLSEISTTYSPNKCYT; encoded by the exons ATGGATGATGTCATGTTACCTGGTTTTAGATTTCATCCAACTGATGAAGAACTTGTTGGATTCTACCTTAAAAAGAAAATTCAGCAACGTGTTCTTCCAATCGAACTTATCAAACAAGTCGACATATACAAATATGATCCATGGGACCTTCCAA ATTTGGCGCCTACTGGTGAAAAAGAATGGTACTTTTACTGTCCAAGAGATCGTAAATACAGAAACAGCGCAAGACCAAACCGCGTCACAGGAGCTGGTTTTTGGAAAGCCACTGGCACCGACAGGCCTATTTACTCGTCTGATGGCGCAAACTGCATTGGTTTAAAGAAGTCTTTGGTGTTCTATAGAGGACGCGCTGCTAAAGGGATTAAAACCGATTGGATGATGCACGAATTTCGGCTGCCTTCACtttctcaatctcaatctcaatcttCACCACCTAAAAAGATCTTCGATAAAAGCCTTCCACCAAAT GATGCTTGGGCAATATGCAGGATATTCAAAAAGACTATTACCACTGCACAAAAAGCGCTTTCGCacacatggatatcatcattacctGAATCTAATAACCCCCTCTACGACGTATCAAGATTTTCACCTTTCGACGTCCCTTCATACACACCCATAAATCAAACCGCTTTAAAGCTCTCGCCTTTTTCATTCTCACAAAGCGGTTTCATGTTTTCAACGGTGGACATATCAGAACCAACCACAAAAAAGGCCACATCTGATCATATTGCGCCCGTTTTATTCAATCTTGATACTGATCTATTAGTGGATACTAACAGCAATTCTGAAAGTATGGGATTGAGTGAACCACAACAACATTTTAACGATTATTCGCCTCGTGATATGCAAGGATGTATAGATATTGGAGACTATGAAGAACATGAAAAGGATCAAACAACAACTGCGTTTCCTTTTAGTCTGCCAATTGCGGTTACTGATGATTGGAATCTTAATATGCCATGGGATTCTCCTACATGCCTTAGCGAGATTTCGACTACATACTCCCCTAATAAGTGTTATACTTAA
- the LOC139863652 gene encoding uncharacterized protein, producing the protein MAEWLGYVADKYNSLFRLDMNQNSTIWEQNLSPNGSFSINALTKLLTKASLNSGPFPARTLRNHLVPLKVELFVWRARQLHLPTRIELEKRGMDLGSVRGPLCDNDLESVEHSLFRCNVAFEIWVKIYNWWNIGPLPSLTMTDAFLGHGI; encoded by the exons ATGGCCGAATGGCTTGGTTACGTGGCAG ATAAATATAATAGTCTTTTTCGCCTTGACATGAACCAAAATTCTACCATTTGGGAACAG AATTTAAGCCCTAATGGATCGTTCTCAATTAACGCGCTTACAAAACTTTTGACGAAAGCCTCGCTGAATTCTGGACCCTTTCCTGCTCGCACCTTACGCAACCACCTCGTTCCATTAAAGGTAGAGCTCTTTGTATGGCGGGCGAGACAACTTCAtcttccaactaggattgaacttgAAAAACGGGGCATGGATCTAGGATCGGTTCGAGGTCCACTTTGTGATAATGATCTCGAGTCAGTGGAACACTCGCTTTTTCGGTGCAATGTTGCTTTTGAAATTTGGGTTAAGATTTACAACTGGTGGAATATTGGCCCGCTACCTTCTCTCACCATGACTGATGCTTTCCTTGGTCATGGCATTTAG